In Serratia sp. FDAARGOS_506, a genomic segment contains:
- the hslR gene encoding ribosome-associated heat shock protein Hsp15, whose product MKEKATRDDAVRLDKWLWAARFYKTRALAREMIDGGKVHYNGQRGKPSKIVELNAELKLRQGNEERTVIVLALTSQRRGAGEAQQMYQETEASIANREKMALARKMNALTMPHPDRRPDKKERRDLMKFKFGEPE is encoded by the coding sequence ATGAAGGAAAAAGCGACGCGCGACGACGCGGTCAGATTGGATAAGTGGCTGTGGGCCGCGCGCTTCTATAAGACCCGCGCGCTGGCGCGCGAAATGATCGACGGCGGCAAGGTGCATTACAACGGCCAGCGCGGCAAGCCGAGCAAGATTGTCGAACTCAACGCCGAGCTCAAGCTGCGGCAGGGCAACGAAGAACGCACGGTGATCGTGCTGGCGCTGACCAGCCAACGCCGCGGCGCCGGCGAGGCGCAGCAAATGTATCAGGAAACCGAAGCCAGCATCGCCAACCGCGAAAAAATGGCGCTGGCACGCAAGATGAACGCGTTGACCATGCCGCATCCGGACCGTCGTCCGGACAAAAAGGAGCGGCGCGACCTGATGAAATTTAAATTTGGTGAGCCGGAATAA
- the hslO gene encoding Hsp33 family molecular chaperone HslO, with amino-acid sequence MSNHDQLHRYLFENYAVRGELVTVSETYQQILNNHDYPAPVQKLLGELLVATSLLTATLKFDGDITVQLQGDGPLKLAVINGNNRQEMRGVARTQAPIADDSTLHQMIGNGVMVITISPTEGERYQGVVGLEGETLAECLEAYFRQSEQLPTRLFIRTGEAEGKSAAAGMLLQVLPAQDGNLDDFDHLVQLTNTVKSEELFGLPANEVLYRLYHQEEVTLYEPQDVQFRCTCSRQRCADALLTLPTDEVADMLEQDGNIDMHCDYCGSHYVFDPVDVAALYAGNTGESDQLH; translated from the coding sequence ATGTCCAACCATGACCAATTGCACCGTTACCTGTTTGAAAACTACGCGGTGCGCGGCGAGCTGGTTACCGTCAGCGAAACCTATCAGCAGATCCTGAACAACCACGACTACCCGGCGCCGGTGCAAAAGCTGCTGGGCGAGCTGCTGGTCGCCACCAGTCTGCTGACCGCGACCCTGAAGTTCGACGGCGACATCACCGTGCAGCTGCAAGGCGACGGCCCACTGAAGCTGGCGGTGATCAACGGCAACAACCGCCAGGAGATGCGCGGCGTTGCGCGCACCCAGGCGCCTATCGCCGACGACAGCACCTTGCATCAGATGATCGGCAACGGCGTCATGGTCATCACCATTTCGCCGACGGAAGGCGAGCGCTATCAGGGCGTGGTCGGCCTGGAAGGTGAAACCTTGGCCGAATGCCTGGAAGCCTACTTCCGCCAGTCTGAGCAGCTGCCAACCCGCCTGTTCATCCGTACCGGCGAAGCGGAAGGCAAGTCCGCGGCGGCCGGTATGCTGCTGCAGGTGCTGCCGGCGCAAGACGGCAACCTTGATGATTTCGATCATCTGGTGCAACTGACCAACACGGTAAAAAGCGAAGAGCTGTTCGGCCTACCGGCCAACGAAGTGCTGTACCGCCTGTACCACCAGGAAGAGGTCACCCTGTACGAACCGCAGGATGTGCAGTTCCGTTGCACCTGTTCGCGCCAGCGTTGCGCCGACGCGCTGCTGACCCTGCCGACCGACGAAGTGGCGGACATGCTGGAGCAGGACGGCAATATCGACATGCACTGCGACTACTGTGGCAGCCACTATGTCTTTGACCCGGTTGATGTTGCCGCTTTGTATGCGGGTAACACCGGCGAAAGCGACCAGTTGCACTAA
- the pckA gene encoding phosphoenolpyruvate carboxykinase (ATP), with translation MRVKGITPQDLAAYGIHDVSEIVHNPSYELLFKEETDPSLEGFERGVVTKLGAVAVDTGIFTGRSPKDKYIVRDDITRDTVWWADQGKGKNDNKPLSPEVWADLKHLVTEQLSGKRLFVVDTFCGANADSRLKVRFITEVAWQAHFVKNMFIRPSDEELADFEPDFVVMNGAKCTNPNWQQQGLNSENFVAFNLTERMQLIGGTWYGGEMKKGMFSMMNYLLPLKGIASMHCSANVGEKGDVAVFFGLSGTGKTTLSTDPKRQLIGDDEHGWDDDGVFNFEGGCYAKTIKLSEEAEPDIYHAIKRDALLENVTVLADGSIDFNDGSKTENTRVSYPIYHIQNIVKPVSKAGHATKVIFLTADAFGVLPPVSRLTANQTQYHFLSGFTAKLAGTERGVTEPTPTFSACFGAAFLSLHPTQYAEVLVKRMQAAGAQAYLVNTGWNGTGKRISIKDTRGIIDAILSGEIDKAETVTLPIFDLAMPTALPGVNPEILDPRNTYASLEQWQEKAQDLAERFITNFDKYTDTPAGAALVSAGPKL, from the coding sequence ATGCGCGTTAAAGGTATAACCCCTCAGGATCTGGCCGCTTACGGCATTCACGACGTCAGCGAAATCGTTCACAACCCGAGCTATGAACTGCTGTTTAAGGAAGAAACAGACCCATCTCTGGAAGGTTTTGAGCGTGGGGTAGTCACCAAGCTGGGTGCCGTCGCCGTCGATACCGGCATCTTCACCGGCCGCTCGCCGAAAGACAAATACATCGTCCGCGACGACATCACCCGCGATACCGTGTGGTGGGCCGATCAGGGCAAAGGCAAAAACGACAACAAACCCCTCAGCCCGGAAGTGTGGGCCGATCTGAAACACCTGGTCACCGAGCAATTGTCCGGCAAGCGCCTGTTCGTGGTGGATACCTTCTGCGGCGCCAACGCTGACTCGCGCCTGAAAGTGCGCTTCATCACCGAGGTGGCCTGGCAGGCGCACTTCGTGAAAAACATGTTCATCCGCCCGAGCGACGAAGAGCTGGCCGACTTCGAGCCGGACTTCGTGGTGATGAACGGCGCCAAATGCACCAACCCGAACTGGCAGCAGCAAGGCCTGAACTCGGAGAACTTCGTCGCCTTCAACCTGACCGAGCGCATGCAGCTGATCGGCGGCACCTGGTACGGCGGCGAAATGAAGAAAGGCATGTTCTCGATGATGAACTACCTGCTGCCGCTGAAAGGCATCGCCTCGATGCACTGCTCGGCCAACGTGGGCGAGAAAGGCGACGTGGCGGTATTCTTCGGCCTGTCCGGTACCGGCAAGACCACTCTCTCCACCGACCCGAAACGTCAACTGATCGGCGATGACGAGCACGGCTGGGATGACGACGGCGTATTCAACTTCGAAGGCGGCTGCTACGCCAAGACCATCAAGCTGTCTGAAGAAGCCGAGCCGGACATCTATCACGCCATCAAACGCGACGCGCTGCTGGAAAACGTCACCGTGCTGGCCGACGGCAGCATCGACTTCAACGACGGTTCGAAAACCGAGAACACCCGCGTTTCTTACCCGATCTATCATATCCAGAACATCGTCAAGCCGGTGTCCAAGGCGGGTCACGCCACCAAGGTGATCTTCCTGACCGCCGATGCCTTCGGCGTACTGCCGCCGGTATCGCGTTTGACCGCCAACCAGACTCAGTACCACTTCCTGTCTGGCTTCACCGCCAAGCTGGCCGGCACCGAGCGCGGCGTAACCGAACCGACGCCAACCTTCTCCGCCTGCTTCGGCGCTGCTTTCCTGTCGCTGCACCCGACGCAATACGCCGAAGTGCTGGTGAAACGCATGCAGGCCGCCGGCGCCCAGGCTTATCTGGTCAACACCGGCTGGAACGGCACCGGCAAACGCATCTCGATCAAAGATACGCGCGGCATCATCGACGCCATCCTGAGCGGTGAAATCGACAAGGCGGAAACCGTTACTCTGCCAATCTTCGATCTGGCAATGCCGACCGCGCTGCCGGGCGTGAACCCGGAGATCCTCGATCCGCGCAATACCTACGCCAGCCTCGAGCAGTGGCAGGAAAAAGCGCAGGATCTGGCCGAGCGCTTCATCACCAACTTCGACAAGTACACCGACACGCCTGCGGGCGCCGCGCTGGTCAGCGCCGGCCCTAAGCTGTAA
- a CDS encoding plasmid stability protein, with amino-acid sequence MATITVRNLDDEIKELLRISAAKNGHSMEEEARMILKQALVKKPPRYGLGTWMHQHFAEFGGVELEIPPRDAVPPRIVTFDDEDDNA; translated from the coding sequence ATGGCTACTATCACCGTCAGAAATCTGGACGACGAAATCAAAGAGCTGCTGCGTATCTCAGCGGCGAAAAACGGCCATTCCATGGAAGAGGAAGCGCGCATGATCCTGAAACAGGCGCTGGTGAAAAAGCCGCCGCGCTATGGATTGGGTACCTGGATGCATCAGCACTTCGCCGAATTCGGCGGCGTCGAGCTGGAGATCCCACCGCGTGACGCCGTGCCACCACGCATCGTCACCTTTGATGATGAAGATGACAACGCATGA
- a CDS encoding type II toxin-antitoxin system VapC family toxin, with protein sequence MIILDTNVIAETLRPSPYYNVINWLNEKDNDELYLSAIVLAELFSGVACMPDGKRQRDLKLKLADAIELKFEGQILPFDGLCAMQYAELTARNRLLGKAMSVPDAQIAATCLHYGAALATRNTKDFLHCGIELIDPWQAPTGRRLHEDAAEYYVMSRKS encoded by the coding sequence ATGATTATTCTCGACACCAACGTCATTGCAGAAACGCTGCGCCCCAGTCCGTACTACAACGTCATTAACTGGTTAAATGAAAAGGACAATGACGAGCTCTATCTGAGCGCCATTGTCCTGGCCGAACTGTTCAGCGGCGTCGCCTGCATGCCTGACGGCAAGCGCCAGCGGGATCTCAAGCTCAAATTGGCGGACGCGATTGAATTGAAGTTCGAGGGGCAGATATTGCCGTTTGATGGGCTGTGCGCGATGCAATACGCGGAATTGACGGCAAGGAATCGGCTTCTGGGTAAAGCGATGAGCGTGCCGGATGCCCAAATCGCCGCCACCTGCCTGCATTACGGTGCCGCCCTGGCCACCCGCAATACCAAAGACTTCCTCCACTGCGGCATCGAGTTAATCGATCCGTGGCAGGCGCCGACCGGCCGTCGGTTGCATGAGGATGCGGCGGAATACTACGTGATGAGCAGGAAGTCCTGA
- the envZ gene encoding two-component system sensor histidine kinase EnvZ — protein MRRLRFSPRSSFARTLLLIVTLLFVSLVTTYLVVLNFAILPSLQQFNKVLAYEVRMLMTDRLQLEDGTLLEVPPAFRREIYRELGISLYTNSAAEESGLRWAQHYQFLSQQMAQQLGGPTDVRVEVNKNSPVVWLKTWLQPDIWVRVPLTEIHQGDFSPLFRYTLAIMLLAIGGAWLFIRIQNRPLVELEHAALQVGKGIIPPPLREYGASEVRSVTRAFNQMASGVKQLADDRTLLMAGVSHDLRTPLTRIRLATEMMSAEDGYLAESINKDIEECNAIIEQFIDYLRTGQEMPTESSDLNAILGEVVAAESGYERVIETALSPGELMMNVHPLSIKRAAVNMVVNAARYGNGWIKVSSGRELQRGWFQVEDDGPGIKPEELKHLLQPFVRGDSARSTSGTGLGLAIVQRIIDAHDGELDIGTSERGGLLIRAYIPLPMEKKESANGHQTARENA, from the coding sequence ATGAGGCGATTGCGCTTTTCACCGCGTAGCTCGTTTGCCCGAACCCTGTTGTTGATCGTCACCTTGCTGTTCGTCAGCCTGGTGACGACCTATCTGGTGGTGCTGAACTTCGCCATCCTGCCCAGCCTGCAGCAGTTCAACAAGGTATTGGCTTACGAAGTGCGTATGCTGATGACCGATCGGCTGCAGCTGGAGGACGGCACGCTGCTGGAAGTGCCACCGGCGTTCCGCCGTGAGATTTACCGCGAATTGGGCATCTCTCTCTACACCAACTCGGCGGCGGAGGAGAGCGGCCTGCGCTGGGCGCAGCACTACCAGTTCCTCAGCCAGCAGATGGCGCAACAGCTCGGCGGTCCGACCGATGTGCGGGTGGAGGTGAACAAGAACTCCCCGGTGGTGTGGCTGAAAACCTGGCTGCAGCCTGACATCTGGGTGCGCGTGCCGCTGACGGAAATCCACCAGGGTGACTTCTCTCCGCTGTTCCGTTATACGCTGGCGATCATGCTGCTGGCGATCGGTGGCGCCTGGCTGTTTATCCGCATTCAAAACCGCCCGCTGGTGGAGCTGGAACATGCGGCGCTGCAGGTGGGCAAGGGTATCATTCCGCCGCCGCTGCGCGAGTATGGCGCTTCCGAAGTACGGTCGGTGACTCGCGCTTTCAATCAGATGGCGTCGGGCGTCAAGCAGCTTGCGGACGATCGCACCTTGCTGATGGCCGGGGTCAGCCATGACCTGCGCACGCCGTTGACGCGTATCCGGCTGGCGACGGAGATGATGAGCGCCGAAGACGGCTATCTGGCCGAGTCGATCAATAAAGATATCGAAGAGTGCAACGCCATCATCGAACAGTTCATCGACTATCTGCGCACCGGGCAGGAGATGCCGACTGAAAGCAGCGATCTGAACGCCATTTTGGGCGAGGTGGTTGCGGCGGAAAGCGGTTATGAGCGGGTGATTGAAACCGCGCTGTCGCCGGGCGAGCTGATGATGAACGTGCACCCGCTGTCGATTAAGCGGGCGGCGGTGAACATGGTGGTGAACGCGGCGCGTTACGGCAACGGCTGGATCAAAGTCAGCAGCGGCCGCGAGCTGCAGCGCGGCTGGTTCCAGGTGGAGGATGACGGCCCGGGCATCAAGCCGGAAGAGTTGAAGCATCTGTTGCAGCCGTTCGTACGTGGTGACAGCGCGCGCAGCACCAGCGGCACCGGTCTGGGGCTGGCGATCGTGCAGCGTATTATCGACGCGCACGACGGCGAACTGGATATCGGCACCAGCGAACGCGGTGGGCTATTGATCCGCGCGTATATTCCGTTGCCGATGGAGAAAAAAGAGTCGGCCAACGGCCATCAAACCGCCAGGGAAAACGCCTGA
- the ompR gene encoding two-component system response regulator OmpR yields MQENHKILVVDDDMRLRALLERYLTEQGFQVRSVANAEQMDRLLTRESFHLMVLDLMLPGEDGLSICRRLRSQSNPMPIIMVTAKGEEVDRIVGLEIGADDYIPKPFNPRELLARIRAVLRRQANELPGAPSQEEAVIAFGKFKLNLGTREMFREDEPMPLTSGEFAVLKALVSHPREPLSRDKLMNLARGREYSAMERSIDVQISRLRRMVEEDPAHPRYIQTVWGLGYVFVPDGSKA; encoded by the coding sequence ATGCAAGAGAATCATAAGATCCTGGTTGTCGATGATGACATGCGCCTGCGCGCGCTTTTAGAACGTTATTTAACCGAGCAGGGCTTCCAGGTTCGCAGCGTTGCCAACGCTGAGCAAATGGATCGCTTGCTGACCCGTGAATCCTTCCATCTGATGGTGCTCGATCTGATGTTGCCGGGCGAAGACGGCCTGTCCATTTGCCGCCGCCTGCGCAGCCAGAGCAACCCGATGCCGATCATTATGGTCACCGCCAAAGGCGAAGAGGTCGATCGCATCGTGGGGCTGGAAATCGGTGCCGACGACTACATTCCTAAACCGTTCAACCCGCGTGAGTTGTTGGCTCGCATCCGCGCGGTGCTGCGCCGCCAGGCTAACGAACTGCCGGGCGCGCCTTCGCAGGAAGAAGCGGTGATCGCGTTCGGCAAATTCAAACTGAACCTCGGCACCCGCGAGATGTTCCGCGAAGACGAACCGATGCCGTTGACCAGCGGCGAGTTCGCGGTTCTGAAGGCGCTGGTCAGCCACCCGCGTGAACCGTTGTCGCGCGATAAGCTGATGAACCTGGCGCGTGGCCGCGAATACAGCGCCATGGAGCGCTCGATCGACGTGCAGATCTCTCGCCTGCGCCGCATGGTAGAAGAAGACCCGGCGCACCCGCGTTATATCCAGACCGTTTGGGGTCTCGGCTACGTGTTCGTCCCGGACGGCAGCAAGGCATGA
- a CDS encoding chaperone modulator CbpM, producing the protein MMKKEITFTVVELCQRVEISEDELVEIVGLGVIVPLEPAQPSWEFDYPALSHLQRARRLRAELDLDWPGIAMALTLLDRVDALQQENRQLRRQLARFLQTS; encoded by the coding sequence ATGATGAAAAAAGAGATCACATTCACCGTGGTGGAACTGTGTCAGAGGGTGGAGATTTCAGAGGATGAACTGGTCGAGATCGTCGGCCTGGGTGTGATCGTGCCGCTGGAGCCGGCGCAGCCGAGCTGGGAGTTCGATTACCCGGCGCTGAGCCATCTTCAGCGCGCGCGCAGGCTGCGGGCCGAGCTGGATCTGGATTGGCCGGGGATCGCCATGGCGCTGACACTGCTCGATCGAGTTGATGCGCTGCAGCAAGAGAACCGCCAGCTGCGTCGGCAGCTGGCGCGTTTCTTGCAAACTTCCTGA
- the cbpA gene encoding curved DNA-binding protein — MEFKDYYATMGVEPNADLKTIKTAYRRLARKYHPDVSTEEDAESKFKELAEAYEVLKDEERRAEYDQIRLHRNDPNFGRQARGDRGGYQQSASWHGGGGADAQDFSDFFESMFGGRAAGGHRSASHSHGGHGFRGQDLEMEVPLFLEETLHGQSREISYKLPVYDELGRQVSEASKTLNVKIPAGVGDGERIRLKGQGVAGVGGGQNGDLYLVIRLAPHPLFEIDGHNLSIVAPLAPWEAALGASIEVPTLTGKIALTVPAGSQSGKRLRVKGKGLAGKKEPGDLYVILKVVMPPKPNEKASALWRELAEQAAFNPRAEWE; from the coding sequence ATGGAATTTAAAGATTACTACGCAACGATGGGCGTCGAGCCCAACGCCGATCTGAAAACCATCAAAACGGCCTACCGCCGGCTGGCGCGTAAATATCACCCTGACGTGAGCACCGAAGAAGATGCCGAGAGCAAATTCAAGGAGCTTGCCGAAGCCTATGAGGTGCTGAAGGACGAAGAGCGCCGCGCCGAGTACGATCAGATCCGGCTGCACCGTAACGATCCGAACTTTGGCCGCCAGGCGCGCGGCGATCGCGGCGGCTATCAGCAGAGCGCTTCATGGCACGGCGGCGGCGGCGCCGACGCGCAAGACTTCTCCGATTTCTTCGAAAGCATGTTCGGCGGGCGCGCGGCGGGCGGGCACCGTTCCGCTTCGCACTCGCACGGCGGGCATGGTTTCCGCGGCCAGGATCTGGAGATGGAGGTGCCGCTGTTCCTCGAGGAAACGCTGCATGGCCAAAGCCGCGAGATTTCCTACAAGCTGCCGGTGTACGACGAGCTGGGGCGGCAGGTGAGCGAAGCCAGCAAAACGCTGAACGTGAAAATCCCGGCTGGCGTGGGCGACGGCGAGCGCATTCGCCTCAAGGGGCAGGGCGTTGCCGGCGTGGGCGGTGGCCAGAACGGCGACCTGTATCTGGTCATCCGCCTCGCGCCGCATCCGCTGTTCGAGATTGACGGCCACAACCTGAGCATCGTGGCGCCGCTCGCCCCGTGGGAAGCGGCGCTGGGGGCCAGCATCGAGGTGCCGACGCTGACCGGCAAAATCGCGTTGACCGTGCCGGCCGGCAGCCAGAGCGGCAAACGGCTGCGGGTCAAGGGCAAGGGGCTGGCGGGCAAGAAAGAGCCCGGCGATCTGTATGTCATCCTCAAGGTGGTGATGCCGCCGAAGCCGAACGAGAAGGCCAGCGCCCTGTGGCGAGAGCTGGCTGAACAGGCGGCGTTCAACCCGCGCGCGGAATGGGAGTAA
- the greB gene encoding transcription elongation factor GreB codes for MRTQLITREGYDKLKQELDYLWREERPEVTKKVTWAASLGDRSENADYQYNKKRLREIDRRVRYLTKCLEQLKIVDYSPQQEGKVFFGAWVEVENEDGETKRFRIVGYDEIFGRKDYISIDAPMARALLKKEVGDVATVNTPLGEAQWYVNEIDYPK; via the coding sequence ATGAGAACTCAACTGATAACCCGTGAAGGGTATGACAAGCTCAAACAAGAGCTGGATTACCTCTGGCGCGAAGAACGCCCCGAGGTGACCAAGAAAGTGACCTGGGCCGCCAGCCTGGGCGACAGAAGCGAAAACGCCGACTACCAGTACAACAAGAAGCGACTGCGCGAGATCGACCGCCGCGTCCGCTATCTGACCAAATGCCTGGAGCAGTTGAAAATCGTCGATTACTCACCGCAGCAGGAAGGCAAAGTGTTCTTCGGCGCCTGGGTGGAAGTAGAGAACGAAGACGGCGAGACCAAACGCTTTCGCATCGTCGGTTACGACGAGATCTTCGGCCGCAAGGATTACATCTCCATCGACGCGCCGATGGCGCGCGCCCTGCTGAAAAAAGAGGTCGGGGACGTCGCCACCGTCAATACGCCGCTGGGCGAGGCGCAGTGGTACGTGAACGAGATAGACTACCCGAAGTAA